From Lagenorhynchus albirostris chromosome 10, mLagAlb1.1, whole genome shotgun sequence, the proteins below share one genomic window:
- the SELENOK gene encoding selenoprotein K, translating into MVYISNGQVLDSRSQSPWRLSFITDFFWGIAEFVVLFFRTLFQQDVKKRRGYGSSSDSRYDDGRGPPGNPPRRMGRINHLRGPNPPPMAGGUGR; encoded by the exons atggtTTACATCTCGAATG GACAAGTGTTGGACAGCAGGAGTCAGTCCCCATGGAGATTGTCTTTTATAACGGATTTCTTCTGGGGAATAGCCGAGTTTGTGGTTTTGTT TTTCAGAACTCTGTTTCAGCAAGATGTGAAAAAGAGAAGAGGCTACGGAAGCTCATCTGATTCCAGATATGATGATGGAAGAgg GCCACCAGGAAACCCCCCGAGAAGAATGGGTCGAATTAATCATCTGCGTGGCCCTAATCCTCCTCCAATGGCCGGTGGATGAGGAAGGTAA
- the ACTR8 gene encoding actin-related protein 8 yields MTQAEKGDTENGKEKSGEKEKEQRGVKRPIVPALVPESLQEQIQSNFIVVIHPGSTTLRIGRATDTLPASIPHVIARRHKQQGQPLYKDNWLLREGLNKPESNEQRQNGLKMVDQAIWSKKMSNGTRRIPVSPEQARSYNKQMRPAILDHCSGNKWTNTSHHPEFLVGEEALYVNPLDCYNIHWPIRRGQLNIHPGPGGSLTAVLADIEVIWSHAIQKYLEIPLKDLKYYRCILLIPDIYNKQHVKELVNMILMKMGFSGIVVHQESVCATYGSGLSSTCIVDVGDQKTSVCCVEDGVSHRNTRLCLAYGGSDVSRCFYWLMQRAGFPYRECQLTNKMDCLLLQHLKETFCHLDQDISGLQDHEFQIRHPDSPALLYQFRLGDEKLQAPMALFYPATFGIVGQKMTTLQHRSQGDPEDPHDEHYLLATQSKQEQSAKATADRKSASKPIGFEGDLRGQSSDLPERLHSQEVDLGSSQGDCLMAGNDSEEALTALMSRKTAISLFEGKALGLDKAILHSIDCCSSDEAKKKMYSSILVVGGGLMFHKAQEFLQHRILNKMPPSFRRIIENVDVITRPKDMDPRLIAWKGGAVLACLDTTQELWIYQREWQRFGVRMLRERAAFVW; encoded by the exons ATGACCCAGGCCGAGAAGGGGGACACGGAGAATGGGAAAGAGAAGAgcggggagaaggagaaggagcagCGCGGCGTGAAGCGACCCATCGTGCCCGCGCTAGTGCCGGAGTCGCTGCAGGAG CAAATCCAGAGCAACTTCATCGTTGTCATACATCCAGGTTCAACAACTCTGAGAATCGGTCGAGCCACAGACACACTTCCTGCCAGCATTCCTCATGTTATTGCACGAAGACACAAACAACAAGGGCAGCCCCTGTACAAAGACAACTGGCTCCTAAGGGAGGGACTAAAT AAACCTGAAAGTAATGAACAAAGACAAAATGGCCTTAAAATGGTGGATCAAGCAATATGGTCTAAAAAGATGTCAAATGGTACAAGACGGATTCCTGTGTCCCCTGAGCAG GCACGTTCCTACAACAAGCAGATGCGACCTGCGATTTTAGATCATTGCTCCGGAAATAAGTGGACAAACACATCTCATCACCCTGAGTTTTTGGTAGGAGAAGAG GCCCTGTATGTTAATCCTCTGGACTGTTACAATATTCACTGGCCTATCAGAAGAGGTCAGTTAAATATTCACCCAGGACCTGGGGGCTCCCTTACAGCTGTTCTGGCAGATATTGAAGTAATATGGTCTCATGCGATACAAAAATACTTGGAAATCCCACTGAAAGATTTAAAG tATTATAGATGTATCTTGTTAATTCCTGATATCTATAATAAACAGCATGTGAAAGAATTAGTGAATATGATCCTAATGAAGATGGGGTTTTCAG GGATCGTGGTCCATCAGGAGTCTGTGTGCGCCACCTATGGCAGTGGTTTAAGCAGCACGTGTATTGTAGATGTTGGAGACCAAAAGACAAGCGTGTGCTGTGTGGAGGATGGGGTCTCTCATCGGAACACTCG GCTCTGTCTGGCATATGGTGGATCTGATGTGTCAAGATGTTTTTACTGGCTGATGCAGCGAGCTGGGTTCCCTTACAGAGAATGCCAGTTAACAAATAAAATGGATTGCCTTCTTCTGCAGCACCTTAAAGAAACTTTTTGTCATTTAGATCAG GACATCTCTGGGCTTCAGGACCATGAGTTTCAGATTCGACATCCAGATTCCCCTGCCCTTCTTTACCAGTTTCGATTAGGAGATGAAAAACTCCAG GCTCCGATGGCTTTGTTTTATCCAGCAACTTTTGGAATCGTTGGACAGAAAATGACAACTTTGCAGCACAGGTCCCAGGGTGACCCTGAGGATCCTCATGATGAACATTACCTGCTGGCCACACAAAGCAAGCAAGAACAG TCTGCAAAAGCTACTGCTGACCGAAAGTCTGCATCCAAACCCATTGGATTTGAGGGGGATCTTCGTGGCCAGTCCTCTGATCTTCCAGAAAGACTGCATTCCCAGGAGGTGGACTTGGGATCCTCCCAGGGAGACTGCTTGATGGCTGGCAATGATTCTGAGGAAGCTCTCACTGCACTGATGTCCCGGAAGACTGCCATCTCGCTGTTTGAAGGGAAAGCCCTGGGCCTGGATAAAGCCATCCTCCATAGCATAGACTGTTGTT CGTCTGATGAAGCCAAAAAGAAGATGTACAGCTCCATCCTGGTGGTGGGAGGTGGTTTGATGTTTCATAAAGCTCAAGAATTTCTGCAGCACAGAATTCTCAATAAGATGCCACCTTCATTCAGGCGAATTATTGAAAATGTGGATGTGATCACAAGGCCCAAG GACATGGATCCCCGGCTGATTGCATGGAAAGGAGGGGCAGTGTTGGCTTGTTTAGATACGACACAGGAGCTGTGGATTTATCAGAGAGAATGGCAGCGCTTTGGTGTTCGCATGCTACGAGAGCGAGCTGCTTTTGTGTGGTGA